A genomic region of Arachis hypogaea cultivar Tifrunner chromosome 5, arahy.Tifrunner.gnm2.J5K5, whole genome shotgun sequence contains the following coding sequences:
- the LOC112802714 gene encoding alkaline/neutral invertase E, chloroplastic yields MAASEAVLQVVCGSSSYDFHNVRSNKSKGFNTRKRSSVHVQAQLSSRPFRASKGKRVFHGTDKLESLVCNCKRVESVNGDTNNNHEGAPSKLDKIQNSGSLDEIVTDSTRHGEAMGLDVAVKHNNGGFTSKDKLHIDGLSRDSLNKVSGNSIEDEAWDLLRSSIVYYCNNPIGTIAANDPSSTVILNYDQVFIRDFVPSGIAFLLKGEYDIVRNFILHTLQLQSWEKTMDCHSPGQGLMPASFKVRTILLDGDDAATEDVLDPDFGEAAIGRVAPVDSGLWWIILLRAYGKCTGDLSVQERVDVQTGIKMILKLCLADGFDMFPTLLVTDGSCMIDRRMGIHGHPLEIQALFYSALLCAREMLTPEDGSADLIRALNNRLVALSFHIREYYWIDMRKVNEIYRYKTEEYSYDAVNKFNIYPEQIPPWLVEFMPSKGGYLIGNLQPAHMDFRFFSLGNLWSIVSSLATAEQSHAILDLIEAKWAELVADMPFKICYPALDGQEWRIITGSDPKNNPWSYHNGGSWPTLLWQLTVACIKMNRADIASKAVQVAERRISKDKWPEYYDTKRARFIGKQARLFQTWSIAGYLVAKQLLANPDAAKFLTNEEDSELINALSCMISANPRRRKRGRKKQSFIV; encoded by the exons ATGGCTGCTTCAGAAGCTGTTCTGCAAGTTGTGTGTGGTTCAAGTTCTTATGATTTTCATAATGTGAGGTCCAATAAATCCAAGGGATTTAACACAAGGAAAAGAAGTTCAGTGCATGTCCAAGCACAACTTAGTTCAAGACCATTCCGTGCTTCTAAGGGGAAGCGTGTGTTTCATGGTACTGATAAATTGGAATCTCTTGTTTGTAACTGTAAAAGGGTTGAAAGTGTCAATGGAGATACAAATAACAACCACGAAGGTGCCCCGTCTAAGTTGGATAAAATACAGAATTCAGGTTCTCTTGATGAGATTGTGACTGATAGTACACGACATGGAGAAGCGATGGGATTAGATGTTGCAGTAAAACATAATAATGGAGGTTTTACATCTAAGGACAAGTTGCATATCGATGGACTTAGTAGAGATTCACTGAACAAGGTCAGCGGGAATTCGATAGAGGATGAAGCATGGGATTTACTGAGGAGCTCTATTGTTTATTACTGTAATAATCCCATTGGAACAATTGCTGCTAATGATCCTAGCAGTACTGTTATATTGAACTATGATCAGGTCTTTATCcgtgactttgttccttctgggATAGCTTTCCTCTTGAAAGGAGAGTATGATATAGTGCGGAATTTTATTCTTCATACCCTTCAGTTACAG AGTTGGGAGAAAACCATGGATTGTCATAGTCCTGGGCAAGGTTTGATGCCTGCTAGTTTCAAGGTGCGGACGATTCTCCTAGATGGAGATGATGCTGCAACTGAAGATGTCTTGGATCCTGATTTTGGTGAAGCTGCAATTGGACGTGTTGCACCAGTTGATTCTG GATTATGGTGGATTATATTGTTGCGAGCATATGGAAAATGCACTGGAGACCTATCTGTGCAAGAGAGAGTTGATGTGCAAACTGGAATTAAGATGATTTTAAAGCTGTGCCTGGCTGATGGTTTTGATATGTTTCCTACTTTGCTGGTTACCGATGGTTCATGTATGATTGATCGTCGGATGGGAATACATGGTCACCCTTTGGAGATACAA GCATTGTTTTATTCAGCACTACTTTGTGCACGTGAGATGCTTACTCCAGAAGATGGATCAGCTGATCTTATTAGAGCCCTTAACAATCGTCTAGTTGCATTATCATTTCATATAAGGGAGTATTACTGGATTGATATGAGAAAAGTCAATGAAATCTACAGATACAAGACAGAGGAATACTCCTATGATGCTGTTAACAAATTCAATATATATCCAGAGCAAATTCCTCCATGGTTGGTTGAATTTATGCCAAGCAAAGGAGGCTATTTGATTGGTAACCTGCAACCGGCTCACATGGACTTCCGTTTCTTCTCCCTTGGAAACTTGTGGTCCATTGTCAGTAGTCTGGCCACTGCAGAACAATCACATGCAATTTTAGACCTTATTGAAGCAAAATGGGCAGAGTTAGTAGCTGACATGCCATTCAAGATATGTTACCCTGCTCTCGACGGGCAGGAATGGCGGATTATTACCGGAAGCGATCCCAAGAACAA TCCTTGGTCCTACCACAATGGAGGGTCATGGCCAACTTTGCTCTGGCAG CTTACTGTTGCATGCATTAAGATGAATAGAGCAGATATTGCTTCAAAGGCCGTCCAAGTTGCTGAGAGGCGCATATCGAAAGACAAGTGGCCTGAGTATTATGACACCAAACGAGCTAGATTTATTGGGAAGCAAGCACGGCTTTTTCAGACTTGGTCTATTGCTGGATACCTTGTGGCGAAACAACTACTTGCCAACCCGGATGCCGCGAAGTTCCTCACTAATGAAGAGGATTCAGAGCTGATAAATGCCCTTTCTTGTATGATCAGCGCAAACCCAAGAAGAAGGAAACGTGGTAGGAAGAAGCAGAGCTTCATAGTTTGA